CGCGGCGCAACGAGCTGTCCGGCAACCTCTCGCTGTACCAGGAACTCGGGTTCATCGAGCAGGTGGACCGCTGGCTGGCCCACGGCATCATCCGCTCCGACCGCGTCCGGCACATCACGGTGCGCATCCTGGAGATGACGCGCCCACCCGGCGCCGCCCGGTGGGGCTCCGCCAGCAAGCTCAACCGGGATCCGGCGTTCATCGCCGAGCTCATGGAGCAGGGGCGCCGGCAGGCACAGGAACAGGTGGACGCCATGGCCCTCGAGCGGGACTGGGGCGCCGCGGACGGCGACCTGGCGCCCGTCCTGGACCGCTTCGCCGAGGGCGCGGTGGTCGCCAGCACGCATCCCCTGGCGCCCCTGGAGCCGACCTCCGACCGGGAACGGATCCGCCGGTTCCTCGACGAGTTCGGCCTGCGGGTGGAGACCAGCCGGGCGCGGGTCTGCGCCGGCGGCGCCCGCTGGACCGTGCACTCGACGGCCGACCGGCGCATCACCGCGCAGGTGCGCGCCCACTTCGAGGACGGCCGCGTCACGCGGCTGACCGTCTCGGAGGGGTGACCGGGCCCGGGGACCCGCCGGCCGGCGTCGGGCCTCAGAACCCGCCGGTGTCCGGCGCCATGTTGGAGAACCGCGAGTAGTGCCCCTGGAAGCCGACGACGATGGTCTTGGTGGGGCCGTTGCGGTGCTTGGCGACGATGAGGTCCGCCTCGCCGGCACGCGGGGACTCCTTGTCGTAGATGTCCTCGCGGTGCAGCAGGATCACCATGTCCGCGTCCTGCTCGATCGAGCCCGACTCGCGCAGGTCCGAGACCTGCGGCTTCTTGTCCGTGCGCTGCTCGGAGCCGCGGTTGAGCTGGGACAGGGCGATGACGGGGACCTCGAGCTCCTTGGCCAGCAGCTTCAGGGCACGGGAGAACTCGGCGACCTCCTGCTGCCGGGACTCCACCTTCTTGCCGGAGCTCATCAGCTGCAGGTAGTCCAGCACCACGAGCTTCAGGTCGTGCTTCTGCTTCAGCCGCCGGCACTTGGCCCGGATCTCCATCATGGACATGTTCGGCGAGTCGTCGATGAAGAACGGCGAGTCGTTGAGCCGGCCCACCGTGGCGGCGATCTTGGACCACTGCTCATCCCGGATCGTGCCCTTGCGCAGGTCCTGCAGGGCGATCGTGGCCTCCGCCGAGAGCAGGCGCATGGCGATCTCGTTCTTGCCCATCTCGAGGGAGAAGAACACGGTGGTCATGTTGTGCTTGATCGCGGCCGAGCGGGCGAAGTCCAGCGCGATCGTGGACTTGCCGACGGCCGGGCGGGCGGCGATGACGATCATCTGTCCGCCGTGCAGGCCCTGCGTGAGCTCGTCGAACTCGTAGAAGCCGGTGGGCACGCCGCTCATGCCCTCCCCCTGGGAGCCGGCGGCCTCGATCTCGTCCACCGTGTGCTCGAGGATCCCGGACAGCGGCACGTAGTCCTCGGACTGGCGGGTCTCGGCGACCTTGTAGACCTCCGCCTGGGCCTCGTTGACGATCTCCTCGACCTCGCCGTCCTGCTGGTAGCCCATCTGGACGATCTTGGTGCCGGCCTCCACCAGTCGGCGCAGGACGCCCTTCTCGCGCACGATCTCGGCGTAGAAGCCGGCGTTCGCGGCGGTGGGCACGGACTGGACGAGCTCGTGCAGCACGGCGGGACCGCCCACGCGGGCGAGTTCCTGGCGCTTGTTGAGCAGGTCGGCCACGGTGACGGCGTCGGCGGGCTCGCCGCGGCCGTAGAGGTCGATGATCGCCTCGTAGATCATCTCGTGCGCCGGCTTGTAGAAGTCGTTGCCGCGCAGCACCTCCACGACGTCCGCGATGGCGTCCTTGGAGAGCATCATGCCGCCGAGCACGGACTGCTCGGCGACCAGGTCCTGCGGGGGCAGCATGGTGTTCCGCGAGCTGCCGGAGCCGTCGGTGGAATCAAAATACTCTGATACCAACTAGTTGATTCCCTTCCTCATACCGGACGGCCCGGCTGCTCCCCGCGGCGCCCCGAGGTGCCCGCCACACCCGTGCGGATGCGGCGGTCGCCCGGACGAGGCCTGCCGGATGCGCGCCGTGTATCCCGGCCAATACCCGGCTCGTCCCTGGGGGATACCCCGTGACACTACTCCCCGGTCCCGCCCCGCTCAAGCACGATTCCCACAACATCTGTGGATAACGTGTGGAACCTGCGGCGTGTTGTGTGCACAGCGTGGGGACAACTTTGGGGATAAGGAGTGGAATCCGTCACCCACCCCCCTCTGACATGGCCTTTCTTAAACAACAGCCTGTGGACAATCGGGGATTGAGGTGGGGATTTCTCGCCCGCGCGTAGCATCCCGGCGCGCCGGGACGCAACTCGGTCCCGTGGTTCTTCACAGTTATCCACAGGTTATCCCCATTGTTTGTACCGGTGGTTGTACGGTCCCCGGGCGCTCTTGCCGGGGCGGGTACGGAGGGGACGCGAGGGGCGGGGCGTTCCCCGTCACCGGCCGGGCCACGGGGACGGCGCCGGACTCCTGGCCCGCTTCACGTTCGCGGGCGGGGCGGTGCTGGCAGGATGGGCGCACGGCTGCGAGAGCGCGGCCCCCGGACGGGAGGACGGACCATGGCAGACGACCATTTCGACGCCAGCGCGGACACCTGGGACCTCGAGCCCGGCAAGGCGGAGGAGTCCCGCCGGGTGGCGGACGCGATCGCCGCGCGGCTGGCCCTCGGCGGGCGCGAACGGCTCCTGGAGTACGGGGCCGGCACCGGCCTGGTGTCCCAGGGCCTGCTCCCCCACGTGGCCGGCGTGACCCTCGCGGACAGCTCGGAGGGCATGCGCCGGGTCGCCCGGGGGAAGGTGGCCGCCGGGGCGTTGCCGGCGGGGACGCGGGTGTGGGACCTGGACCTGGAGACGGCGGAGGCCCCCGGGGAGCGGTTCGACCTCGTGGTCGCCTCGCTCGTGCTCCACCACGTGCACGACGTCCCGCGGGTGTTGGCGGGGTTCCACGGGCTGCTGGACGCGGGTGGCCACGTGGCCATCGCCGACCTCGACACGGAGGACGGGCGGTTCCACGCCCACCTGCACGACTTCGACGGCCACCCGGGGTTCGACCGGGCCCGGCTGGCGCGGTGGCTGGAGGAGGCGGGATTCGAGGAGGTGGCCGTGGAGGACTGCACGTCCATCGACAAGGACGGCACGGACTTCCCGGTCTTCCTGGCCACCGCGCGCCGGCCGTGAGCGCGGCCCGGAGACGCCACGTGCCGGCCCCCGGGGACGGGGGCCGGCACGCGGCGGGGTGGAGTGGTGTCCTACGGCCGGACGGCCGCGGGGCTCACTCCTGCGGGGGAACCCGCAGTCACTTCTTCTTCGTCTTGGCGGCGACGACGTCCAGGTCGATGACGGCCAGGACATCCTCGTGCAGGCGGGCGTGCGCCTGGAACCGGCCGGTCGCCTTGATGGCGGTCGGCAGGGTCACGGTGCGACGGTCGATGCTGCCCAGGCCGGCGGCCTCGACGGCGTCGGCCACGTCGGCGGCCTTGACGGCGCCGAACAGGCGCCCACCCTCACCGGCGGTCACCTCGAGCTTCACCGGGGCCGACTGCAGCTTCTCGGCGAGGGCCTGGGCCTCCTCGAGGGACTTCACGGCGCGGGTGTCGCGGGCGGCCTTGATGGACTCGACCTGCTTCTCCCCGCCCTTGGTCCACAGGGTCGCGAAACCGCGCGGCAGCAGGTAGTTGCGGGCGTAGCCGTTCTTGACGTCGACGACGTCACCGGCGGACCCCAGACCGGTCACTTCCTGGGTCAGAATGAGCTTTGCCATCTGTATCTGTTCCTTCCTCGACTCGGTCGATCAGCCGCGGCCAGCGCCGGAGTAAGGAAGCAGGGCGACCTCACGGGCGTTCTTGATGGCCTGGGCGATCTTGCGCTGCTCCTGCACGGTCACGCCGGTGACGCGACGGGCACGGATCTTGCCGCGGTCGGAGATGAACTTGCGCAGCAGGGCGACGTCCTTGTAGTCGATGACGGTGATGTCAGCGGCCTTCAGCGGGTTGGACTTTGGTTTGGGCTTGCGGATCTCAGCCTTCGCCATCGTGGTGCTCCTTCGATAGTCGGGAGCCCGCAGAACGGTTCTGCGGGATGGGATCGCAGGCGGCGTGCTGCCGCCTGCTGCCGCCGGTCGGGAAACGGTTCCCGACGGCGTCCGGTGGGGTGGGCGCACGGGGCGCCTCCCCGCCGGGGAGGGGACCGGACGGACGCCGGTCCCGGGGTGTGGGGACTACTGCGGGATCAGAACGGGGGCTCGTCGTTGCCCGGGGTGTCCCACGAGCCCGCGGAGGAGGAGGACCCGCCCCACGGATCGTTCGAGCCGGCACCGGCGCCCCAGCCGGCGTTGCCGCCGCCCTGGCCACCGGCGTTGCCGCCCTGGGAGAACCCGCCGCCCTGGTTGCCGCCGAAGCCGCCACCCTGGCCGCCGCCACCGAAGCCCCCGCCGCCTCCGCGGCCGGACTTGGTGACCTTGGCGGTGGCGT
This genomic window from Citricoccus sp. SGAir0253 contains:
- the rplI gene encoding 50S ribosomal protein L9, producing the protein MAKLILTQEVTGLGSAGDVVDVKNGYARNYLLPRGFATLWTKGGEKQVESIKAARDTRAVKSLEEAQALAEKLQSAPVKLEVTAGEGGRLFGAVKAADVADAVEAAGLGSIDRRTVTLPTAIKATGRFQAHARLHEDVLAVIDLDVVAAKTKKK
- the dnaB gene encoding replicative DNA helicase, with product MLPPQDLVAEQSVLGGMMLSKDAIADVVEVLRGNDFYKPAHEMIYEAIIDLYGRGEPADAVTVADLLNKRQELARVGGPAVLHELVQSVPTAANAGFYAEIVREKGVLRRLVEAGTKIVQMGYQQDGEVEEIVNEAQAEVYKVAETRQSEDYVPLSGILEHTVDEIEAAGSQGEGMSGVPTGFYEFDELTQGLHGGQMIVIAARPAVGKSTIALDFARSAAIKHNMTTVFFSLEMGKNEIAMRLLSAEATIALQDLRKGTIRDEQWSKIAATVGRLNDSPFFIDDSPNMSMMEIRAKCRRLKQKHDLKLVVLDYLQLMSSGKKVESRQQEVAEFSRALKLLAKELEVPVIALSQLNRGSEQRTDKKPQVSDLRESGSIEQDADMVILLHREDIYDKESPRAGEADLIVAKHRNGPTKTIVVGFQGHYSRFSNMAPDTGGF
- a CDS encoding class I SAM-dependent methyltransferase; this encodes MADDHFDASADTWDLEPGKAEESRRVADAIAARLALGGRERLLEYGAGTGLVSQGLLPHVAGVTLADSSEGMRRVARGKVAAGALPAGTRVWDLDLETAEAPGERFDLVVASLVLHHVHDVPRVLAGFHGLLDAGGHVAIADLDTEDGRFHAHLHDFDGHPGFDRARLARWLEEAGFEEVAVEDCTSIDKDGTDFPVFLATARRP
- the rpsR gene encoding 30S ribosomal protein S18 codes for the protein MAKAEIRKPKPKSNPLKAADITVIDYKDVALLRKFISDRGKIRARRVTGVTVQEQRKIAQAIKNAREVALLPYSGAGRG